Part of the Sulfitobacter donghicola DSW-25 = KCTC 12864 = JCM 14565 genome, GCATTCGTGTCTACATCAAGGACGTGCGCCGCGAGCAGCGCGGCCCGCAGATTTTCCTTTCCCGTACAGCGCCAGAATTCATGGCCGAGCTGTTCAAAATGGAAGTGCCGGAAATCTATGACGGCATCATCGAAATCAAAGCCGTTGCCCGTGATCCAGGATCGCGTGCAAAGATCGCCGTTATCAGCTATGATGGTTCTATCGACCCTGTTGGTGCCTGTGTTGGTATGAGGGGTAGCCGTGTTCAGGCCGTTGTAAACGAGCTGCAGGGCGAAAAGATCGACATCATTCCATGGAACGATGATCAGCCAACGTTCCTAGTGAATGCCTTGCAGCCAGCGGAAGTGTCCAAGGTTGTTTTGGACGAAGAAGCAGGTAAAATCGAAGTTGTTGTTCCCGAAGAGCAGCTGTCTTTGGCGATTGGTCGCCGTGGTCAAAACGTACGTCTGGCCAGCCAGCTGACAGCTTTGGATATCGACATCATGACCGAAGAGCAGGAAAGCGCGCGCCGTCAGGCCGAGTTTGAACTGCGTACCAAACTGTTCATGGATAACCTTGATCTGGACGAATTCTTCGCCCAGCTTCTGGTGTCCGAAGGCTTCACTAACCTCGAAGAGGTTGCATATGTCGAAGTTGACGAACTGCTGGTCATCGACGGTGTTGACGAAGCAACCGCAGGCGAACTTCAGGCGCGTGCCCGTGACGTTCTTGAGGCGCAAAACAAAGCGGCTCTTGATGCGGCCCGTGCATTGGGTGCCGAGGATAGCCTGATTGAATTTGACGGCCTGACACCCCAAATGGTGGAAGCGCTGGCAAAAGACGACGTCAAAACGCTCGAAGATTTCGCAACCTGTGCGGATTGGGAGCTGGCTGGCGGCTGGACGACAGTAAATGGTGAGCGGATCAAGGATGATGGTGTTCTAGAACCCTTCGACATGAGCCTTGAAGAAGCACAGCAGATGATTATGACAGCGCGCGTTTTGCTGGGTTGGGTTGATCCAACCGAATTAGAGCCAGACGCAGTTGAAGAAGAATTTGACGCTGAAACAGACGAGGAAGCCGAGGCCTGATCGTAGGTCTCGGGGAGAGCCAGCATGGGACGCGGAGGCGCATCCAAGGACCGCGAAAGCGGCGCAGAACGCAAGTGTCTTGCCACGGGTGAGGTACAGCCAAAGTATCGTTTGATCCGCTTTGTTGTGGGGCCAGACGGTCAGGTTGTGCCAGATATCCTAGGCAAGTTGCCTGCGCGTGGCATGTGGGTTTCCGCCGATCGCGCCGCGATCGCGCTGGCGGCAAAGAAAGGGTTGTTTTCGCGTGGTGCGAAACAGCCGGTAAAGACACCGGATGATCTGGTGGAAGAAGTTGAAAAGCAATTGGCGCGCCGTGTGGTGGACCTGATTTCAATGCAACGCAAAGCGGGTAAAGCCGTGGCAGGGTATGAAAAGGTCAAAGGCTGGTTGCAAACAGAAGAGGCGCTGGTGCTGATCCAAGCTGTGGACGGATCGGGACGCGGCAAATCAAAACTAAGCACGCCGCACTACGGGCACTATATCGGGTGCCTTACTGCGGATGAATTGGGTTTGGCATTCGGACGTCAAACTGTGATACATGGGGCGCTTGCCTCTGGTGGACTCACTCTACGTGTTGTAGAGGAGGCTCACAGATTGAATGGCGTGCGCAAAAACGAGGCTGGCAACGGCCAGCCGAAAGGATAGACGAGCTAGATGAGCGATAGTGACGGTAGAAAAACATTGGGCCTTGGTGGCTCTCGCCCCAGCAACGTAAAGCAAAGCTTTAGCCACGGGCGTACCAAGAATGTCGTGGTTGAGACCAAGCGCAAGCGCGTTGTGGTTCCCAAACCTGGTGGTCAAAAGCAAACTGGCCCTGGTGCTGGTCCTGTTGGCGACCCTTCCAAACGTCCTGCGGGTATCACTGATTCCGAGATGGAGCGTCGTTTGAAGGCTGTTCAGGCCGCAAAAGCACGTGAAGTCGAAGAGGCAGCCGCCCGCGCAGCCGAAGAAAAGGCCCGCGCAGAAGAGCGTGAACGCCGCCGCGCCGAGATCGAAGCAAAAGAAGCTGCCGATCGCGCCCGCGAGGAAAGCCTGAAAGCGAAAGCCGAAGAAGAGGCGCGCGCCAAGCGTGAAGCCGAAGCTGCTGCAAAAGCGGCAGCCGCTGCTCCGGCACCTGCGCCTGCTCAGGCCCGCACACCAAACAAACCCGCGCCCGCCGCGACCCCTCGCAAGTCCGAGCGTGATCGCGAAGAGACGAACAAAAAGAACCGCCAGTCTGATGACCGTCGTTCCGGTAAACTGACCGTAAACCAAGCGCTGCGTGGCGGCGAAGGTGGCCGTCAGCGTTCCATGGCTCAGATGAAGCGCAAGCAAGAGCGCGCGCGTCAAAAGGCAATGGGCGGCTCGGTTGAGCGTGAAAAGGTTGTACGTGAAGTGCAGCTGCCACCAGCAATCGTTGTGTCTGAATTGGCCGCACGTATGGCCGAGAAAACCGGCGCTGTTGTTAAGGCGCTGATGACCAACGGCATGATGGTTACGCAAAACGAAACGATTGATGCAGACACCGCAGAGCTGATCATCGAAGAGTTCGGCCACAAGGTTGTGCGCGTTTCCGATGCTGACGTTGAAGACGTGATCAACATCATCGAAGACGACGAGGCCGATCTGCAAGGTCGCCCACCGGTCATCACGATCATGGGTCACGTTGACCACGGTAAAACATCCCTATTGGATGCGATCCGCAATGCAAAAGTTGTCGCTGGCGAAGCAGGCGGGATCACGCAGCACATCGGTGCCTATCAGGTGACAACCGATAACGGCGCTGTGCTGTCCTTCCTTGATACACCGGGCCACGCGGCGTTTACCTCCATGCGTTCCCGTGGTGCTCAGGTAACGGATATTGTTGTTTTGGTTGTTGCGGCGGATGACGCTGTGATGCCTCAGACAATCGAAGCGATTGCGCACGCCAAGGCGGCGCAGGTGCCGATGATTGTTGCGATCAACAAAATCGATAAACCCGCGGCTGACGCTGACAAAGTGCGTGCCGCTTTGCTGCAGCACGAAGTCATTGTCGAGAAAATGTCTGGCGACGTTCAGGACGTTGAAGTTTCTGCCATTACCGGTCAGGGCCTTGATGAACTGCTCGAAGCGATCGCCCTTCAGGCCGAGATCCTTGAGCTGAAAGCGAACCCAGATCGTGCCGCCGTTGGCGCCGTGATCGAGGCGCAGCTTGACGTTGGTCGCGGCCCTGTTGCCACGGTTCTGGTTCAGAACGGTACATTGCGTCAGGGTGATATCTTTGTTGTGGGTGAGCAGTACGGTAAAGTCCGTGCCCTGATCGACGACCAAGGTAACCGCGTCAAAGAAGCTGGCCCATCCGTACCGGTTGAGGTTCTGGGCCTGAACGGCACACCAGAAGCAGGTGACGTTCTGAACGTGACCGAAACCGAAGCACAGGCGCGTGAAATCGCCGAATACCGTGCAAATGCTGCGAAAGACAAACGCGCAGCAGCCGGTGCTGCGACGACGCTGGAACAGCTGATGGCGAATGCCAAAGCGGACGAAGACGTTTCTGAATTGCCGATCTTGGTCAAGGCAGACGTTCAAGGTTCTGCCGAAGCGATTGTTCAGGCGATGGAGAAAATCGGCAACGATGAGGTCCGCGTTCGGGTTCTACACTCGGGTGTTGGTGCGATCACCGAGACAGACGTTGGTCTGGCCGAAGCGTCTAACGCGCCGATCATGGGCTTTAACGTCCGTGCAAACGCATCCGCACGTAACACCGCAAACCAAAAAGGTGTCGAGATCCGCTATTACTCGGTCATCTACGATCTGGTTGACGATGTAAAAGCAGCGGCATCTGGCCTGCTCAGCAACGAGATCAAAGAAAACTTCATTGGCTACGCAAGCATCAAAGAAGTGTTCAAGGTTACTGGCGTTGGCAAAGTTGCAGGTTGTTTGGTGACCGAAGGTGTTGCACGTCGTTCCGCAGGTGTTCGCCTGCTACGCGACAACGTGGTGATCCACGAAGGCACGCTCAAGACGCTCAAACGTTTCAAGGACGAGGTCCCAGAGGTCCAGTCTGGTCAGGAATGTGGTATGGCCTTCGAAAACTACGAAGATATTCGCCCAGACGATGTCATCGAGATTTTCACACGCGAAGAAGTCGCCCGCACGCTGAGCTAAGCCTGCACATACAGAAATTAAAAAGGGGACGGTGCAAAACACCGTCCCCTTTTTGTTTTCGCTTTTTGTCGCGATTATTTCTTCTTTACCGGCACGCCCGAATAAACAGTGTCGTTCACTTGTACCGCGATGCGGCCATCAGGCATTGATCGGACAAAAGTACCTTGGATAGAGATCGCGCTCCCCAATGTTATAGTACGCAGCATATCAATCCTCCCCAGAATTAAGCTGCGCCTAGACTACTAATTATTGTTCACAAATCTACTACAATTTTGAAATAAACGCTGAGATTAGAGGCGAAACCCATGACAAATGGTTCTGATCTTATAACCAGTCCCGCAAAACCGCGATCAGGGGGATATCTGCAGCGGGCATCGGATAATCCCGCATTTCATTCGGTTTGACCCATTTCAAAACCTGCCCCTCACGAGGCTGCGGTGTCCCTTCCCATTTTCGACAGGCGAAAAGAGGCATCATGAGGTGGAAATCCTCATAGGAATGGCTGGCAAAAGTAAGTGGCGCAAGGCATGACGCCCAAGTGTCGATGCCCAGCTCTTCCTTCAATTCACGGATCAGCGCAGCCTCAGGCGTTTCGCCTGTTTCGATTTTACCGCCTGGAAACTCCCACAGCCCCGCCATGGATTTCCCCTCGGGGCGTTGGGCCAGTAAAACGCGGCCATCAACGTCAATCAGGGCCACGGCCGATACAAGAACCATCTTCATGATCGGTAATCAGCATTGATGGTGATGTAGCCATGGGTCAGATCACAGGTCCAAACAGTGGCGCGGCCTGTGCCGATGCCAATATCGACCCCAATCGCGATTTCGTCCTTTTTCATCTGCGCGGCTGCGGCCTCTTCGGAATAATCCTCGCTACGCCAGCCATCTTTGGCCACTTCGACATCGCCAAAGCGAATGCTGAGCCGATCACGATCGGCCGCGGCTCCAGATTTCCCAACGGCCATGACGATCCGGCCCCAGTTCGGGTCTTCGCCAGCAACGGCGGTTTTCACCAAGGGTGAATTTGCAATCGCCAGCCCATGAACCTTTGCATCTGCATCGGATGCGGCGCCAGTTACGGTGATTTCAACAAACTTCGTTGCGCCTTCGCCATCGCGGACGACCTGATGCGCCAGATCTTGCATGACATCGCGAAGGGCAGCGGCAAAGGCCTCATTGCCGTTTACGTCCACACCGCTGGCACCCGTTGCCGCGACGATCAGGCTGTCAGAGGTCGAGGTATCACTGTCTACCGTGATGCAGTTAAACGTCTTGTTGTTGCTGTCTGAAACCAAACCCTGTAAAGCGGTTTGGTCAATTTTTGCATCGGTAAAGATATAGACCAACATCGTAGCCATATCAGGCGCAATCATCCCTGAACCCTTTGCAATCCCAGCAATAGAGACCGATTGCCCGTTCACATCCACTGTGGCTGATGCGCCTTTGGGGAAGGTATCGGTTGTCATGATCGCTTGGGCTGCGTCGGCAATGTTGTCGGGTGATGTCGTCGCCGCCAAGGTTTCCAGCGACGCGGTGATACGATCGTGCGGCAACGGTTCTCCGATGACGCCCGTGGACGAGGTAAAGACCCGCGCCTGATCAATACCGCAAACCGAAGCAACGGAGGATGTGATCGCCTCTACCGAGGCGGTGCCGTGTTTGCCTGTAAACGCATTTGCATTGCCCGAATTGACAAGGATCGCCGCCCCCCCATCCGATGTCCCACCCAGTTTTTCCTGACAGTCCAATACAGGGGCAGCACGTGTCGCAGACCGCGTAAACGCGCCTGCAATCACAGTGCCTGCTGCCAGAGTAGCCAGCATAACATCGCTACGCCCCTGATATTTGACCCCTGCCGCAATGGTTGCGAATTGGACGCCCTGAATCACAGGCAGGGTAGGAAACTTGGCCGGAGCCAAAGGAGAAACGGCGGTGATCTGTGCCATGGTTGGGCTTACTCCAGCACTTCAAGTTGCTTGAGAACACTAGGGTTAACACCCTCTGCGCCGCTGCGGTCTACTTTGGCGATGGCGGTGACCTCTTCAATCGTGGCTTGCGCGCGGATTTGACGAATTTGCAGTTCGATTTCTTCGCGAACTTCCTCCAGAGGCGGCGCCTCTTGAACGCGGGTCTCGTTCAGCTTGATGACGTGCCAGCCGAATTGGGTTTTGACAGGGTCGGAAATGGCATCAACGTCCATTTCAATTACAGCGGCTTCAAATTCAGGCACCATCGCGCCTTTGCCAAACCACCCTAGCTGGCCACCATTCGGGCCAGAAGGGCCCGTTGATTTTTCACGCGCTACTGCTTCAAATTCTGCACCTTCAGCGAGTTCCTTTTGAACAGCGATTGCTTCCTCTTCGGTTTCGACAAGGATGTGGGACGCGTTGAATTCCGGTACTTTGTCAGCGCTGCCATAATCGGCCTCATAGGCTGCAAGCACTTCGGCTTCGTCCAGCGGAGCTTCCATGATGCCGTTGATGGCTTCGCCTGCGGTCAAAGAACGGCGTTCGTTTTCCAGCTGTAGTTCCACACGCTTTGGCAGCTCGCCGGTGAATTTTTGCTGAAGAGCGGTTTGCTGGATCAGCTGATCAAGGATCCCCTGAAACAGAACATCATCGGGCAATCCTTTGTATTGGTCCGGCAGGCTGGCCCAAGCAACGATCATGTGACCAACTGTGATTTCAGTGTCACCAACGGTTGCCACCACAACAGATGGGTCTGCAACGGCGGTCTCTTGCGCGCTTACGGGCAGGGCAAGTGTTGCAGCAAATGCCAAAGAGGCGAGAAAAGTGAGGGGTTTTTGCATGGATCGTCCTATCATTCCGGCGCGATTGGTCCGGTTACATTGACACGCTACATGGTGGCCCTTACATCGCAAATGGGCGCGGCTTCGTGCCACCATTCTCTCTTTCTATTTATGGACTGGGGGATTGCGGGGCAAGCCGAACGCGTAGAACAATTTAAACTTCGGCTGGAGATCGCATGCTGGGACTTGGAAAAATCGCCAAAAAGGTTTTTGGCACACCAAATGATCGCAAGATCAAAGCGGTCCGTCCAATTGTTGAAAAGATTAATGCATTAGAGCCAGAGTTTGAAAAACTCAGCGATGAGGCGATTAAAGACAAAACAGAAGAGCTGGCAACCCGCGCCATGAAAGGCGAGAGCCTTGATGCGCTATTGCCCGAAGCCTTTGCAAACTGCCGCGAAGGTGCGCGCCGCACGTTGGGCCTGCGCGCATTTGACACGCAGCTGATGGGCGCGATTTTCCTGCACCAAGGTAACGTAGCCGAGCAAAAAACAGGTGAGGGTAAAACCCTGACCGCGACCTTTGCGGCCTACCTGAACGCGCTGACCCATAAGGGTGTGCACATCGTTACGGTGAACGAATATCTGGTGAAACGTGACGCGGAATGGATGGGCAAGGTGTTTGCCTCTCTTGGTCTCACCACAGGCTATATCGTTCCGAACATGCCCGACGATCTAAAACGTCACGCATATGAATGCGATATCACCTATGCCACCAACAACGAGTTGGGCTTTGACTATCTGCGCGATAACATGAAGGCCGAGCTAAGCGAGATTTACCAGAAAGAGCATAACTTTGCCATCGTGGATGAAGTTGACAGCATTCTGATTGATGAGGCGCGCACACCTCTGGTTATCTCTGGTCCATCTGATGACCGCTCTGACATGTATCAGACGATTGACGGTGTGATCCCATCGCTGGTGCCAGAACATTATGAGCTGGATGAAAAGACCCGCAATGTGACCTTTACCGATGAGGGCATCGAGTTCCTCGAAGAGCAATTGCGCGCCCGCGAACTGCTGGAAGAAGGGTTCACCCTCTACGATCCCGAAAGCACATCAATTGTTCACCACGTCAACCAAGGTTTGCGTGCGCATAAGCTGTTTGAAAAAGACAAAGATTATATCGTTCGCAACAACGAAGTCGTGCTGATCGACGAATTCACAGGCCGTATGATGGCGGGCCGCCGTTTGGGGGATGGCCTGCATCAGGCGATCGAAGCCAAAGAAGGCGTGGATATCAAACCAGAGAACATCACGCTCGCTTCGGTGACGTTCCAGAACTATTTCCGCCTGTACAACAAACTGGGCGGCATGACGGGTACGGCCCTGACCGAAGCTGACGAATTCATGGAGATCTATGGATTGGGCGTGGTCGAAGTCCCCACAAACGTTCCGGTTTCGCGCGTTGACGAAGACGATGCAGTTTACCGTACAGCGGCAGAAAAATACGCGGCGATGATCGAAAAGGTCAAAGAAGCCCACGCCAAAGGCCAGCCTTGTCTGGTGGGTACGACATCGATTGAAAAGTCTGAAATGCTCAGCAAAATGCTGGACGGCGAAGGCATCAAACACAATGTCCTAAACGCCCGCCTGCATGAACAAGAGGCGCAAATTGTTGGTGACGCGGGTAAACTGGGTGCGGTGACAATCGCCACCAACATGGCGGGCCGTGGTACCGATATTCAGCTGGGCGGCAATGTCGAACTGAAGGTACAAGAGGCCCTATCGGCTGACCCCGAAGCAGACCCAATCGCGATCCGCGCAAAGATCGAAGCAGAGCATGCCGACGAGAAAAAGCAGGTTCTTGAATCCGGTGGCCTGTATGTTCTGGCGTCCGAGCGCCACGAAAGCCGCCGTATTGATAACCAGCTGCGCGGCCGTTCGGGCCGTCAGGGTGACCCTGGCCGCTCTTCGTTCTTCCTGTCGTTGGAAGACGATTTGATGCGCATCTTTGGCTCTGAGCGTCTGGAAAAAGTTCTGACGTCGCTGGGCCTTAAAGAAGGCGAGGCGATCATCCACCCTTGGGTCAACAAATCGCTTGAGCGTGCACAGGGCAAGGTCGAAGGCCGTAACTTTGACATTCGCAAGCAGCTGCTGAAATTCGACGACGTGATGAATGAACAGCGTAAGGTTATCTTTGGCCAGCGCCGTGACATCATGGAATCTCAGGATCTGCATGAAATCACCGAAGACATGCGCCATCAGGTGATTGATGATCTGGTTGATCAATATATGCCGCGTAACACCTATGCTGACCAATGGGATACGCAGGGGTTTTACGCCGCTGTTATCGAACAGCTTGGCGTTGATGTGCCTGTTATTGCGTGGTGTGAAGAAGACGGCGTTGACGACGACATCGTTCGCGAACGCCTGATCGAAGCCACCGACAAGCTGATGGAGGGCAAGGCAGAACGCTTTGGCCCCGAGAACATGCGCAACATCGAAAAGCACTTTTTGTTGCAGACGATTGATGCCAAATGGCGCGAGCACCTTCTCACGCTAGAGCATTTGCGTTCGGTTGTTGGGTTCCGTGGCTACGCGCAACGTGATCCGCTGAACGAATATAAAAATGAATCATTCCAGCTGTTTGAGGGGATGCTTGATAGCTTGCGTTCGGACGTCACCCAGCGTCTTTCGCGGGTTGAGCCAGCCAGCGAAGAAGAGCAGCAGCGCATGATGCAGCAGATGTTGGAACAAGAACAAGCTGCGGCAGCCGCCGCTGATCTGACTGTAAATACAGCCGAAGCAGCAGCGGAAGGGTTTGATGAAAACGATCCGTCGACTTGGGGCAATCCAGGTCGAAATGATCTGTGCCCCTGTGGATCAGGGAAAAAGTTCAAACATTGCCACGGCGAACTGACATAGATTTCTCGTCTTAGAATCGTCACAATAACACTACAGGGTCGCCCCATTGCGGCCCTGTTTTCAGTTGAAAGATGGTCTCGACCCAATCCGTAACAAGGGAACGAGATGATGCGCTACCGCAAAGAGATACTAATGGCTGCCGGAACACTAAGCTGTGCCGTTGGCATTGGCTTTTTCATGCAGCAGTCCGCGACGACGGCTCCTTCCTCGCAGTACCAAGGCGCCACTCTAGCCAATGCTGATGCTGCTGTTTTGGATGTTGAAGAAATCGTCCTGACATCCGCTGAATTTGCGGATGATTTCGTTAAACCACAAAAAGAAGAGCCAGTCTCTTTTGCGCCAGAGCAAGAAATGGCAGCGCCAGCTTTGGATGACCTTCCCTCTGGTGTCGTTGCGGGCACCGTTGATGCGGAAAAACCGGCAATGGAAGACACCGCCGAGATGATCTGTGAAATCACCGCAAATGCGCGCCCAGTCGCAGCGGCAATGGTTAACCTGACAGTTGATGCCGCCTGCCTCCCGAATGAGCGCGTGACCGTGCATCACAGCGGGTTGCTGTTTAACCAGCTGACAGATGAAAACGGTGCCTTTGATATCACCGTCCCTTCCATGTCCATCGACGCGACATTTGTTGTGGCTTTCAACAATGGCGAAGGTGCCGTTGCGCAGGCTGTTGTGGATGAATTGGCGGATTACAATCGTGTCGCAGTACAGTGGAAAGGCGATACAGGTTTCCAACTTCACGCCCGTGAAAACGGTGCGGATTACGGTGATGAAGGCCATGTATGGTCTGGCGCGGCGCGAGATATGTCTTTTGCGGTGACGGGGCAGGGTGGCTTTATCGCGCTGCTTGGCGATCCAGAAGTGGCCGATGGTCTTGTGGCCGAGGTCTATACCTTCCCTAGCGATCAGGCCGATAAAGTGGACCTGAGCGTTGAAACTGAAGTCGCAAAAGCAAACTGCGGCTTGGAGATCGAAGCACAAACCTTGCAAACAAACAGTGGCAACGATATCACATCACGTGATTTGACGCTGTCAGTTCCAGACTGTGACGCCGCTGGGAACTTTCTTGTGTTGAATAATTTGTTCGAAGACCTGAAAGTTGCGTCTAACTAACGCAACCTCGAGGTCACATGACTAATGCGATATGTGCGGCGTTTTTCGCCGCGCTTTTCCTTTTTGGAACTACCGTATCTGCCCTCGCGCAGGACATCACGCTTACCTCTCGTGATAGCAAAATTGAGCTGAGCGGCACCCTGTTGGGATTCGACGGCGAATTTTATCGCGTCCAAACAGAATATGGCGAGCTGACTGTTGATGGGTCTGGTGTGTTGTGCAGCGGGCCTGCCTGCCCGAACCTGCAGGACTTTGTCGCCGAGCTACAGATATCGGGTGCTCCTACTTTGGGGGCGGTTGTGATGCCTGCCCTTATCGAGGCTTTTGCGCGCAAGAATAACTATGTAACCGAACGGGTAGAGGGCGAAGACTCGACGACCTTTACCTATCTGATCCGCCGCGAAAGCGACAAGAAACTGGCCGCGCGGTTTTTCTTTCGTGTGACAAACACGGATGAAGGATTTGCCGATCTATTGGCTGACGAAGCGGACATTGTGATGTCCCTCAGAGAGATCAGGCCAGAGGAGCGAAAACGCGCACGCGAAGCTGGCCTTGGGGATATGACAGGCATCAACCGTAGCCGCGTTTTGGCGTTGGATGCGATTGTTCCTGTTGTTTCTGGCAGCAATCCTATTCAAGGGATCTCACCGGCGAATTTGGCGCTGGTGCTAGCAGGGCAAATTACAAATTGGCAGGCGCTAGGTGGCCCTGATGTTCCGATTGATTTGCATTTACCTGGTGATGCCTCGGGGCTGGGGCAGGCGATTGTGGACCAATTGCTACAACCCGCAAACCTTAGCAAATTCTCGGGCCAAGCAACCCACCATGCGGCGCCATGGGACCTTTCCCAAGCGGTGGCTGCGGATACATTTGCCTTGGGCGTTACCAGCTACGCAGACCGCGGCGATACGCAGCCGTTGATGTTGACGGGGTCTTGCGGGTTTTCCATGCAGGCCTCGCGCCGCGCAATCAAAACCGAAGATTACCCGCTGACAGCACCGATGTTCTTGTATTTTCCAGCGCGCCGTTTGCCGCGTTTAGCG contains:
- the infB gene encoding translation initiation factor IF-2, whose product is MSDSDGRKTLGLGGSRPSNVKQSFSHGRTKNVVVETKRKRVVVPKPGGQKQTGPGAGPVGDPSKRPAGITDSEMERRLKAVQAAKAREVEEAAARAAEEKARAEERERRRAEIEAKEAADRAREESLKAKAEEEARAKREAEAAAKAAAAAPAPAPAQARTPNKPAPAATPRKSERDREETNKKNRQSDDRRSGKLTVNQALRGGEGGRQRSMAQMKRKQERARQKAMGGSVEREKVVREVQLPPAIVVSELAARMAEKTGAVVKALMTNGMMVTQNETIDADTAELIIEEFGHKVVRVSDADVEDVINIIEDDEADLQGRPPVITIMGHVDHGKTSLLDAIRNAKVVAGEAGGITQHIGAYQVTTDNGAVLSFLDTPGHAAFTSMRSRGAQVTDIVVLVVAADDAVMPQTIEAIAHAKAAQVPMIVAINKIDKPAADADKVRAALLQHEVIVEKMSGDVQDVEVSAITGQGLDELLEAIALQAEILELKANPDRAAVGAVIEAQLDVGRGPVATVLVQNGTLRQGDIFVVGEQYGKVRALIDDQGNRVKEAGPSVPVEVLGLNGTPEAGDVLNVTETEAQAREIAEYRANAAKDKRAAAGAATTLEQLMANAKADEDVSELPILVKADVQGSAEAIVQAMEKIGNDEVRVRVLHSGVGAITETDVGLAEASNAPIMGFNVRANASARNTANQKGVEIRYYSVIYDLVDDVKAAASGLLSNEIKENFIGYASIKEVFKVTGVGKVAGCLVTEGVARRSAGVRLLRDNVVIHEGTLKTLKRFKDEVPEVQSGQECGMAFENYEDIRPDDVIEIFTREEVARTLS
- a CDS encoding RNA-binding protein → MGRGGASKDRESGAERKCLATGEVQPKYRLIRFVVGPDGQVVPDILGKLPARGMWVSADRAAIALAAKKGLFSRGAKQPVKTPDDLVEEVEKQLARRVVDLISMQRKAGKAVAGYEKVKGWLQTEEALVLIQAVDGSGRGKSKLSTPHYGHYIGCLTADELGLAFGRQTVIHGALASGGLTLRVVEEAHRLNGVRKNEAGNGQPKG
- the secA gene encoding preprotein translocase subunit SecA, whose amino-acid sequence is MLGLGKIAKKVFGTPNDRKIKAVRPIVEKINALEPEFEKLSDEAIKDKTEELATRAMKGESLDALLPEAFANCREGARRTLGLRAFDTQLMGAIFLHQGNVAEQKTGEGKTLTATFAAYLNALTHKGVHIVTVNEYLVKRDAEWMGKVFASLGLTTGYIVPNMPDDLKRHAYECDITYATNNELGFDYLRDNMKAELSEIYQKEHNFAIVDEVDSILIDEARTPLVISGPSDDRSDMYQTIDGVIPSLVPEHYELDEKTRNVTFTDEGIEFLEEQLRARELLEEGFTLYDPESTSIVHHVNQGLRAHKLFEKDKDYIVRNNEVVLIDEFTGRMMAGRRLGDGLHQAIEAKEGVDIKPENITLASVTFQNYFRLYNKLGGMTGTALTEADEFMEIYGLGVVEVPTNVPVSRVDEDDAVYRTAAEKYAAMIEKVKEAHAKGQPCLVGTTSIEKSEMLSKMLDGEGIKHNVLNARLHEQEAQIVGDAGKLGAVTIATNMAGRGTDIQLGGNVELKVQEALSADPEADPIAIRAKIEAEHADEKKQVLESGGLYVLASERHESRRIDNQLRGRSGRQGDPGRSSFFLSLEDDLMRIFGSERLEKVLTSLGLKEGEAIIHPWVNKSLERAQGKVEGRNFDIRKQLLKFDDVMNEQRKVIFGQRRDIMESQDLHEITEDMRHQVIDDLVDQYMPRNTYADQWDTQGFYAAVIEQLGVDVPVIAWCEEDGVDDDIVRERLIEATDKLMEGKAERFGPENMRNIEKHFLLQTIDAKWREHLLTLEHLRSVVGFRGYAQRDPLNEYKNESFQLFEGMLDSLRSDVTQRLSRVEPASEEEQQRMMQQMLEQEQAAAAAADLTVNTAEAAAEGFDENDPSTWGNPGRNDLCPCGSGKKFKHCHGELT
- a CDS encoding peptidylprolyl isomerase codes for the protein MQKPLTFLASLAFAATLALPVSAQETAVADPSVVVATVGDTEITVGHMIVAWASLPDQYKGLPDDVLFQGILDQLIQQTALQQKFTGELPKRVELQLENERRSLTAGEAINGIMEAPLDEAEVLAAYEADYGSADKVPEFNASHILVETEEEAIAVQKELAEGAEFEAVAREKSTGPSGPNGGQLGWFGKGAMVPEFEAAVIEMDVDAISDPVKTQFGWHVIKLNETRVQEAPPLEEVREEIELQIRQIRAQATIEEVTAIAKVDRSGAEGVNPSVLKQLEVLE
- the mutT gene encoding 8-oxo-dGTP diphosphatase MutT — its product is MKMVLVSAVALIDVDGRVLLAQRPEGKSMAGLWEFPGGKIETGETPEAALIRELKEELGIDTWASCLAPLTFASHSYEDFHLMMPLFACRKWEGTPQPREGQVLKWVKPNEMRDYPMPAADIPLIAVLRDWL
- the argJ gene encoding bifunctional glutamate N-acetyltransferase/amino-acid acetyltransferase ArgJ → MAQITAVSPLAPAKFPTLPVIQGVQFATIAAGVKYQGRSDVMLATLAAGTVIAGAFTRSATRAAPVLDCQEKLGGTSDGGAAILVNSGNANAFTGKHGTASVEAITSSVASVCGIDQARVFTSSTGVIGEPLPHDRITASLETLAATTSPDNIADAAQAIMTTDTFPKGASATVDVNGQSVSIAGIAKGSGMIAPDMATMLVYIFTDAKIDQTALQGLVSDSNNKTFNCITVDSDTSTSDSLIVAATGASGVDVNGNEAFAAALRDVMQDLAHQVVRDGEGATKFVEITVTGAASDADAKVHGLAIANSPLVKTAVAGEDPNWGRIVMAVGKSGAAADRDRLSIRFGDVEVAKDGWRSEDYSEEAAAAQMKKDEIAIGVDIGIGTGRATVWTCDLTHGYITINADYRS
- the nusA gene encoding transcription termination factor NusA, which codes for MAITSANQLELLQTAEAVAREKMIDPALVIEAMEESLARAAKSRYGAEMDIRVVIDRKTGRATFTRVRTVVADEELENYQAEFTVEQAKQYMANPEIGQEFIEEVPPVEMGRIAAQSAKQVILQKVREAERDRQYEEFKDRAGTIINGLVKREEYGNVIVDVGAGEAILRRNEKIGRESYRPNDRIRVYIKDVRREQRGPQIFLSRTAPEFMAELFKMEVPEIYDGIIEIKAVARDPGSRAKIAVISYDGSIDPVGACVGMRGSRVQAVVNELQGEKIDIIPWNDDQPTFLVNALQPAEVSKVVLDEEAGKIEVVVPEEQLSLAIGRRGQNVRLASQLTALDIDIMTEEQESARRQAEFELRTKLFMDNLDLDEFFAQLLVSEGFTNLEEVAYVEVDELLVIDGVDEATAGELQARARDVLEAQNKAALDAARALGAEDSLIEFDGLTPQMVEALAKDDVKTLEDFATCADWELAGGWTTVNGERIKDDGVLEPFDMSLEEAQQMIMTARVLLGWVDPTELEPDAVEEEFDAETDEEAEA